From the genome of Mucispirillum schaedleri ASF457:
CATAACAACTGGATAAGCACAACAAGTATAATAAGCAGAATAACTGTGCTGTATCGCATTGATTCAATATATCTTTGGTAGCCATAAGTAATGGCAATATTTCCAAGACCGCCTGCACCAATTATACCAGTAATTGCAGTGTAGCTTAATATTGTAATAGAGCTTATGGAAAGCCCTCTGATTAAAGATGGCTTGCTTTCTACAAGCATTACTTTTGTAATAATCTGGAAATTTGAAGCACCCATACATTTTGCTGCTTCAACAAGCCCTCTGTCTACTTCTTCTATACTTTGTTCTACAATTCTTGCAACAAATGGAGTAGCTGCAATAATTAGTGGGATATTTGCAGCATTTGGTCCAATAGATGTGCCAGCTATAAGCCTTGTAAAAGGCACAATAAAAACCATAAGTATAACAAAAGGGACACTTCTTAATATATTTACAACCCAGCCTGCTGCATAGTTAAAGGTAGGAGATGAAGCTATTCCGCCTTTTTTAGTAATAGAAAGAGCAACACCAAGTGGAACCCCTAAAAGATAAGAAAAGAAAGTGGATACCACAGTCATATATATAGTTTCCCATGTAGCTTTTATCAGTAAAGCTCCATACTGGTCAATAAATGCTTCCATAATTATATATCCTCCATACCTAAAAGCATTTTAGTTACATCATGGGAAGGATTTGTAAATACATCTTTTGTAAGCCCCATTTCTACAAATCTTCCTTCATTAATAACAGCAACTTTATTGCATATTGCTTTTACCGCAGACATTTCATGAGTGATAATGATAATGGTAGTATTAAGGCGTTTATTAATTTCTTTTAAAAGGTTAAGCACCTGTTTTGTAGTAAGAGCATCTAATGCACTTGTTGGCTCATCACATAATAATGCTTCTGGGTTTGTAGCAAGGGCTCTGGCAATAGCCACTCTCTGCCTTTGCCCCCCTGAAAGCTGAGTTGGATAAAAATCTGCTTTATCATCAATGTTTACAAGTATTAAAAGTTCCTGCACTCTTTTTTTGATTTGACTTTTTTCCATTCCAGCTATTTCCATAGGAAAAGCAACATTTTTTGCAACAGTTTCCTGCATTAAAAGATTATAGTGCTGGAATACTACCCCCATTTTTCTTCTGGCTTTTCTAAGTTCCTGATGGTTCAGCGTAAGTATATCGTTGCCATCAATAAATATACTGCCGCTGTCAGGTCTTTCTAAAAGTGTAATGCACCTAAGCAGTGTAGATTTACCTGCTCCGCTCATGCCAATAATGCCAAAAATATCCCCATCATACATTTCTATATTAATATCATTAAGAGCAGTTACTTTGCCGTTTTTACCATTAAATCTTTTTGATAGGTTATCAATTTTAATCATCTTTTTGCTAAACAGCTCCAAATTAAGAAATAATTATTTACTATATATATTCTTGCCTATACAGTCAATAAAAAAATTTGCGGGCAAATTTTACTAATCATTTTGCCATATATATTTTATTTCATGAACTGTTTCTCTTTTCTCATTATTTTTGTTGGAAATATTATCTTTATAAAAAATCATTTGATAAAAATTTTAAACTGCTTTAAAAATTTACCCTCTGCATAAATTGGATGCTGGCAGAGGGTTAAAGCAAAAATTGGAGTTAAATATTGGGAAACTAACTTTAATATCGTTATATATTAAAATATATATAGTGTCAATAAGAAAATGAAAAAATAATTAATATATTAAAAAAACAATAGTTTCTATTGACTTTACAGTTAGTAAGTGATATATATTAAAAAATATTACGAAAGGAGATAATTATGAAAAAGTTATTCATTTTTTTAGTTTCATTGCTTATAATAATACCTGCTGTTTCATTTGCAGCAGATAAAGTTATAGTTTTTGCAGCATCATCTACTACTAATATGATAGATGAAGTTTTAGCTGTTTATAATAAAAAAGGCGGCAATGCTTATGGAAGCTATGCTGCTTCTGGTGCATTAGCTAAGCAGATACAGTCTGGTGCTCCAGCAGGCATTTTTATATCAGCAAATAAAGAGTGGATGGATAAGCTTGAAAAAGAAGGTTCAGTAGATGAAAGCAGCCGCAAAAATCTTTTTGGCAATAAACTTGTTTTGATAACTAATAAAAAAAATAATATAAAAGTTGATTTCAGCAAAAAAGTAGATTTTACATCTATTTTACAAAATGAAAAACTGGTTATAGGTGCTCCAGAAAGTGTGCCTGCAGGGCAGTATGCAAAACAGTCTTTTACAAAATTAGGATATTGGGATAGTCTGCAAAAAAATATTGTAACAGCAGCAAATGTTAGAGATGCACTTGCTTTTGTTTCCCGTGGAGAAGCATTATTAGGTGTTGTTTTTGGAACAGATGCAGCTGCTGATAAAAATGTTACAGTAGTGGCAGAGTTTCCAGAAAATACTCATAATGATATAAGCTATCCTGTTGCAGTAATAAAAGATAACAGCAATCAGGAAGTGAAAAAACTTTATAACTTTTTAATAAGTGATGAAGCAAAAAAAATCTATGAAAAATATGGATTTAAAGTTTATTAAAATATAATATTAAGTGCAGAATGTTAGAGATTTTTACTTTAAGCCAAGCAGAGCTATCTGCTGTAAAATTAAGTATTCTTGTTGGGTTTTGGTCAGTTGCAGCAAGCCTGCCATTTGGTATATTTTTTGGCTGGCTTTTAGCACGGTATGATTTTTTAGGCAAATCTATACTTGACGGGTTTCTGCATCTGCCCCTTGTTGTGCCGCCAGTTGTAACAGGCTATATTCTTTTAATACTTTTTGGCAGAAAAAATGGTGTGTTTGGCCCATGGCTTTATGATATATTTGGAATTTCTTTTGCTTTTAACTGGAAAGGTGCAGCTCTTGCCAGTGCTGTTGTATCATTTCCTTTAATGGTGCGTGCTGTAAGGCTTTCTATTGAATCTATTGATACAGGACTTGAGCAGGCAGCTAAAACACTAGGGGCAGGGTATATGAAAATATTTTTTACTATTACATTTCCCCTTGCATTACCCGGTATTATATCTGGTATAGTGCTTGCTTTTGCACGCAGTCTTGGAGAGTTTGGAGCAACTGTTACATTTGTTGGAAATACACAAGGAGCAACACAGACACTTCCACTTGCACTTTCAGCTGTTTTGCAGGTGCCTGATAGTGAATTTTATGCTGCCCGCCTTGCAGTAATTTCATTAGTTATAGCTTTCAGCTCATTGATAATTTCTGAATATTTTGCTTGCAGGGCAAAAAAATATAAGCAGTCTGGCAGGATATAATGTTTAAAATAGATGTAGAGAAACAGCTTGGAAATATTTTAATAAAATGCAGCTTTGAGATAGCTAAACCATGTATAACAGCAATATGCGGTTGTTCTGGGGCAGGCAAAACAAGTATTATTAATATGGCAGCAGGCTTAATTACTCCAGATAAAGGCATTATTTCATATAATGGCAGAGAGTTTTATAATTCAGAAAAAAAAATAAATATACCTGCAAATAAAAGGTTTACAGGCTGTGTTTTTCAAGAATCAAGGCTTTTTCCAAATATGAAAGTTAAGAAAAATCTGCTTTATGGTATGATGAGAAAAAGTCCGTCTTCTTTAAACTGTAATTTAGATGATGTATGTTCTCTTCTTGGTATTTCTCATCTGCTTGAAAGATACCCGCAGAATTTATCAGGCGGTGAAAAACAGCGTGTAGCAATAGGCAGAGCACTTCTTTCAAACCCTGAAATACTTTTAATGGATGAACCACTTGCATCTCTTGATGAAATAAGGCGGTCTGAATTAATTTCATACATAAATCTTATTCAAAAGCATTATAAACTGCCTGTATTATATGTTACTCATTCTGTAGATGAAATACTGCAGCTTGCTGATATGGCTTTATATATGGAGCAGGGTGTATCAAAATATTTTGGCAGTGTAGTAGATGTATTAAACAATGCTGCAATAAAAGCAAACCGTCATAACAGTTTTAATACTATATTTGAAGGTGAAGTAGAAAAATATGATGAAGAAAGCAGCACTGCATTAATCAAGTTTGGCGGCGGATATGTGGAATCATCATGTGAAAAGGTGGAAAATGGCAGGAAAATAAGATTTTCAGTAAATATTCATGATGTAGTTTTAAGCATTAAGCAGCCAGAAGGCATAAGTATCCGTAATATATACAAAGGTAAAGTTATAGAGATAGTAAAACAGCCTAATAATTTTTATGATATTTTAATAGATATTGGTGATAAAATATGGGCAAGAATATCAAAAGGTGCATATAGCGAGCTTGATATTATAGAAGAAAGTATAATTTTTGTAATGATTAAAAGTGCCGCTATTTCAGATACTTTAAAATTAGTTCATTAAAATGGTGTTTATTAATTTTATATTGGACTTATCAAAATAAATTTATATTAAAAAATTCATCCGTGAATTTTTTAAAACACGCTCTGCCGAAGCAGGTTCGGCTATCGCTCACTAAAGACGGCTCGTCCTGAGCCTGCTTCCCTGTCATACTGAGCCTGCAAGGCGAAGTATCTAAAAAGCTGGATAGTTTAAATATATTATGCACTGCTTAAATATATATAATTTAGATTTTTCACCTGTAAAATTGGGCTCAAAATGAACTTAATAAGTTTA
Proteins encoded in this window:
- a CDS encoding methionine ABC transporter permease, with the translated sequence MEAFIDQYGALLIKATWETIYMTVVSTFFSYLLGVPLGVALSITKKGGIASSPTFNYAAGWVVNILRSVPFVILMVFIVPFTRLIAGTSIGPNAANIPLIIAATPFVARIVEQSIEEVDRGLVEAAKCMGASNFQIITKVMLVESKPSLIRGLSISSITILSYTAITGIIGAGGLGNIAITYGYQRYIESMRYSTVILLIILVVLIQLLCNIWAFKADKRNRN
- a CDS encoding methionine ABC transporter ATP-binding protein, whose translation is MIKIDNLSKRFNGKNGKVTALNDINIEMYDGDIFGIIGMSGAGKSTLLRCITLLERPDSGSIFIDGNDILTLNHQELRKARRKMGVVFQHYNLLMQETVAKNVAFPMEIAGMEKSQIKKRVQELLILVNIDDKADFYPTQLSGGQRQRVAIARALATNPEALLCDEPTSALDALTTKQVLNLLKEINKRLNTTIIIITHEMSAVKAICNKVAVINEGRFVEMGLTKDVFTNPSHDVTKMLLGMEDI
- the modA gene encoding molybdate ABC transporter substrate-binding protein, producing MKKLFIFLVSLLIIIPAVSFAADKVIVFAASSTTNMIDEVLAVYNKKGGNAYGSYAASGALAKQIQSGAPAGIFISANKEWMDKLEKEGSVDESSRKNLFGNKLVLITNKKNNIKVDFSKKVDFTSILQNEKLVIGAPESVPAGQYAKQSFTKLGYWDSLQKNIVTAANVRDALAFVSRGEALLGVVFGTDAAADKNVTVVAEFPENTHNDISYPVAVIKDNSNQEVKKLYNFLISDEAKKIYEKYGFKVY
- the modB gene encoding molybdate ABC transporter permease subunit — encoded protein: MLEIFTLSQAELSAVKLSILVGFWSVAASLPFGIFFGWLLARYDFLGKSILDGFLHLPLVVPPVVTGYILLILFGRKNGVFGPWLYDIFGISFAFNWKGAALASAVVSFPLMVRAVRLSIESIDTGLEQAAKTLGAGYMKIFFTITFPLALPGIISGIVLAFARSLGEFGATVTFVGNTQGATQTLPLALSAVLQVPDSEFYAARLAVISLVIAFSSLIISEYFACRAKKYKQSGRI
- the modC gene encoding molybdenum ABC transporter ATP-binding protein produces the protein MFKIDVEKQLGNILIKCSFEIAKPCITAICGCSGAGKTSIINMAAGLITPDKGIISYNGREFYNSEKKINIPANKRFTGCVFQESRLFPNMKVKKNLLYGMMRKSPSSLNCNLDDVCSLLGISHLLERYPQNLSGGEKQRVAIGRALLSNPEILLMDEPLASLDEIRRSELISYINLIQKHYKLPVLYVTHSVDEILQLADMALYMEQGVSKYFGSVVDVLNNAAIKANRHNSFNTIFEGEVEKYDEESSTALIKFGGGYVESSCEKVENGRKIRFSVNIHDVVLSIKQPEGISIRNIYKGKVIEIVKQPNNFYDILIDIGDKIWARISKGAYSELDIIEESIIFVMIKSAAISDTLKLVH